The Deltaproteobacteria bacterium DNA segment CATCCTTCTTTCTGCTGCGACGAAAGGCCTCGCGCCAAAAAACATCGATCTCAAATATTGACTTCGCAGTTCAGCCTCTTTATACATATACCCCGTACCAGTATATAAAGGAGGTGAACGATGTCTCTTTGCGGTGATGACCACCCGAAATTGATTGCCCGGATCAACCGAATCGAGGGGCAGATTCGTGGCCTGAAAAAAATGGTCGCCGAGGAACAGGCCTGCCTGGACGTTCTGAAGCAGATAGCGGCGGCATCGGGCGCTCTGAGATCGTTGGGCGCCGTTATCCTGGAAGACCATTTGAAGGGGTGCGTGGCCAACGCCATTCGAAACCATGACCACGAGTCGGAATTGATTGCTGAGGTTGTCGATATTTTCAACAAATTCAGCAAGTAGGAGGCTACTGCATGATCGGCCGCTTCTCGAAATTGGGCGTATATCAGGAATTGTTCAGGTCACGCGACTTCTATGTCGCCTTTGGGGCCGGCTTGCTGGCCCTGATCGGCTATTTGATCGACTACGGCCATCCGTCACCGAGCGCGAATGGAACAGCCTTCGCCCTCATGTCAGTGACCATCAACGGGCTGCCCATCGTCTGGGGGTCCGTGAAAGGCCTGGCCGAACGGAGCGTCAACGTCGACGAGCTCGTCAGCCTCGCCATTGTCGCCAGTCTGATTCAGGGGGAATACTTGGCTGCGGCGGTCGTCAGTTTCGTCATGACCATCGGCGCCCTGATCGAAAGAGCAACCAGCGATTCGGCCCGCAAGGCCATTCAATC contains these protein-coding regions:
- a CDS encoding metal-sensitive transcriptional regulator, which gives rise to MSLCGDDHPKLIARINRIEGQIRGLKKMVAEEQACLDVLKQIAAASGALRSLGAVILEDHLKGCVANAIRNHDHESELIAEVVDIFNKFSK